AATGGAATACAAAGCAAAGTATAGGCATCTAAACCATAAAATATTTTCATTGATAGAACTTCCATAGAGGTCCCCATCATTAATATAGGAATTGAACCAGCTATACCTAAAGTAAATGCGATTGGTACATTCAATAATAGAATAATTATAAATACTAAAAACATTATTAAAATAAATATCATTTATATTTGCGCTCCTTCATAAGTCTTTCATTCATAGAAGTCTTAAATATTGATTCTATTTCTACCAGAGTGTGTATAGCTAATATACCGAATCCAATCGGAATAGAAACAAATATAAGGTACATTGGTATTCCACTAACAGCACTAGTTTGATATTTTTGAAATAAAAATAAACTTGAACTAATCCCATTCCATATTACGATAATAAAAAAAATTAGCATCATCATTCGAGTTGTTAACTTAATCCAACTATTTGTTCTTTTTTTGATGAACGGTAGTTCTAGTGCAACATGAGATCCTTCAATCTCGGCAATACCAATCCCAATCATAATGATCCATATGAATAAATATCTAGCTATTTCTTCACTCCAAGAGAAAGAAAAATGGAAAATGAAACGATTAGCTATGGTTATCAATACCAGTACAAACATTATTATCATTAAGATTACCACAAAAATTCTGGAAATCTTATCTAAATAGTAACTAATTCTTTCAATCCAAACTTCATATTTCATAATCATTGAAATACCCTCCTTCATTGCAATTACTTACCCAGTAAACCATTGTAAACACCTATTATAATTTGTTAAATATAAATTTCTTCAATAGCACTAGCACTATCATTATTAGTTTTTACTGTAATAAATTAATGTCTTCATCATAATTCATCAACATTATTAGAAGGAATCCCACTTACCCTAATGGATATAGCCCTCTTTAACAACAGTTAGCTTAGTAAAATTCGTAAGAAGAGGTTGATTTTGTATTTTAACTTTGTTTTATTATCTTTTATGAGATAGCAAAACACTAAACTAGAGATATTAGTAAGATTATTTCTAATATTGAGCAATAAATATTCTTTTTTTATCAATATGGAGTATTCTTTTCTTTAAAATATATTTTTCCATTGTTAGCTTACTAATCTGAGCTTTTAATTACCCAATCAGGGATCTAAATGAAATGCAGGGATAGAAACAATTTACTCTTTTAGTTTCTATTAATTTCTATCCCTTTAAAACATATTATTATTCTTCAACTAAAGATTTTTCTACTTCCTTCACCGCATTTAGAACTTCATTAACCCATTCTTCTCCAATTTGAGATTTTATAAAATCAACCATGGGAGTTCTAGTTACTTCGATAAATTCCTCTAACTCTTCTTGTGTTGGGTAGTAGATTTCCATACCTTTTTCTGTAAAAGATTTTGCCCATAAAGTATTACCAAGTTCTAAAAAACCTCTGTAAGCCATAGCAGATGCCATTGCAGCATCTTGAATAATTTTTTGGTATTCAGGTGTAAGAGACTGATAAAAATTCTCATTAATCTGAAGGGGGTACCAACGGAATTCGTGAGCGTCTACAGTAAGATATTTTTGTACTTCGTATAATTTTGCTACATCTATAAAGTTAAATGGATTCTCTTGTCCATCTGCTACTCCTTGCTGAAGCGCCATATAAAGTTCACCCCAACTTATTACAACAACATGCCCTCCTAAAGATTCAACAAGTTTTACTTTATCTGAGCTTGCCATAATCCTCATCTTCATGCCTTTAAAATCAGCTGGAACATGAATTGGCTTAGTATTATTTGTCCAATGTACAAATCCAGCATGAGACCAAGATAAAATTCGCAAACCAGTTCTTTCTAACCACAATTTTTCAAATTTTTCCCCGATTGGCCCCTCTATAACTTTATATGCAACCTTTGGGGATGTGAACAAGTATGGTATAGTAAACGCCATATACTCAGGTACCAAGGATGGTAAATTTGGAGACGGCACTTGAACCATTTGAATTAATCCTCTTTCTGCACTTTGAAGTAATTCTGCATCTGTGCCTAATTGTTTATCGGGGAAAATATCTACCATTATATCACCATTGGTTTGGTTTTCTACTATCCTTTTGAAAACGATAGCTTGTATATGTGCACTACCATAATTTCCATCTGTATATTCAAAGTCTATGTTACTTACAGGATCATTATGTGCATATTGTATTGTTATTTTTTCTGCATATACGCTTTCGAATGGTAAAATTATTAGGATTATTGAAATAATTAACAATAAGATACTAAATGTATATTTTTTTATCATTTTTTTCTCCTCAAAAGATCTATAATTCTTTAATTATTAAGGGTATTTAACAAACAAAATTGATTTAGAGCTTATCCTTTTTACAAAACATTATATTATTTTACTTATAAATTGTAATAATTTTTAATGTTTTTACCTCCTTTCTAATATTTTTACCACATATTATTATTAGTACTATTCTGCACATTTTCTTCCCTATTGAATAAAGCTGTTAAAATTAATTCTTAATAGGAAGGAAAACAGCACATATGGCCAAAGATGAACGTATTTTTCAGTTACAATATAATGTATTGCAACATGGATATAAAAAAAGATATCATCAATACCTGTAAACTATTCAACTTAACCAGTACTATCTATTATGAGTGTTAAGATGATCTGGATAAGTTTATCTATTATTACAATTTTAAAAGAACGAATCAGGGTTACCGTTAAAGGGAAGGTTACCTATCAGAAATTCTTAGATGGTAAGTGTAAATTAACTTTATTGGAACCCGGATAAATATTATCTTATTGCTATAGGGAAAAAACAGCAATGTGTAATCATACATATAATGAAATTAATACACTTAAAACTAATTAAAAATTACTATTTTCTTTTATAAGTATCGCGGAAGTCATTTTTATTTTCAATAATATGATATTGCGACTATAAAATAACTATGACTCTTTAAGAGCTAAATCAACTGCACTTGTTGCATGGATCATAGTAGTATCAAACAAAAGTAGTGAAGTATCTTCTTGTTTTATTAATAGCGGTATCTCGGTACAACCTAAAATAATTCCCTCAACTCCATTGCTACCCAATTTTTCTATTATCTGTATAAACCTATTTTTAGAAGATTGTTTTAGAATATGGAAATCCAGTTCATTATAAATGACATTGTGAATAAAGGTTCTGTCATATATCTCAGGTATTTTCACTTCTAATCCTTGGTTTTTCAAACGGTCAATGTAAAAATCTTCTTCCATAGTAAACTTTGTGCCTAAAAGTCCAACTCTTTTCAATCCTTTTTCTTTAATACTTGAAACTAATGCATCAACAATATCCAATATTGGAATATTAATGCAGTCTTGAATTTCTTTGACAGTTTTATGCATTGTGTTTGAGCATATTACAAGAAAGTCCGCTCCACTCTTTTCTAATCTTTTAGCAGCATCTGTCATCAAATCTGTAAGTTTCCCCCATTCTCCTAAATCACGAAGGATTAAAATGGGATCAAGATCAACAGAATACATAATACATTGGCATGAATGCTGTCCACCTTTCTTTTTAGCAACTAACTCATTGATAATCCTATAGTATTCAGCTGAAGATTGCCAACTCATTCCACCAATTAATCCAATTGTTTTCATAAAAATACTCCTAATTATAAAAGATTCCTTATTTCAAGGTATACGAACTTGTCAAATTTATAGAACATCCAACCTAAATCTTTTTCTACCTCTTTATTAAATTTCCTTATATAAGCTTTCTTTAAAATATTTTATTCAATTGTTAGTTGAAGGAATGTTCTATTCCCTTATGGAACTTGATAAATCCCTAAGCTAATAATTTTATCTGAAAATATTTTATCAATTCTGCATCCCCAAAATATTGTTTCTATTGCCATTATTGAAATTATTCTGCAAATAGCCTTCTATACTATTTTTAACCAATCTGTTACTTCCAATTAAAGTTACTATATCACATCAGTCAAACTGGATTTTTTAATTATTACGGATCTATCTAATGAAATAGTTGTTCCTCTATTCATTTTTTTATTACATATAATTCTGAAGAAAAGTTCCTAACAACCTACATGTTATATTCAATTAAAAATATAGTAATACACGTATTGGTAAGACTTTTTAATTATTCCATCATATCTCTACTTTCCTGTATATTCATCCCTGCTGTTGGCTTGTATAGCAAAATTCATGAGTGCTTTGTACCCCGAGTCCTCACAATTTTTTCTCTCATCTAAATCCCACATAGAAGAATAATTGCTGGTTTGTTTGTATAATATTCAAGCCTAAATCTTTTAATTATTTGTTAGTTTTCTGAGCTAAATTAATTTTTTCTTTTATAAATAAAAAAAGGGGCAGTAATATAATAATTTATCACTGCTCCCTATTAACTAATAACTTTGAGCTTTCTATTTTATTAATTATACCACTATTTCCCCCTATGTAAAGTTTTTTTAATAAAATTTAAATATAAAAATAGGTAATGGTAAAAGAAACTTGCACTTAGAACCTTGAAAAACTGTTGATAAATCAGTATAAAGAGAGTATGAAAACATGTCCTCGATGCGACAGTAAAAAATTCTGGTCTCTTTCCAGTGGTCAGATCCATTGTAGCAAGTGTGGACTAACTATAAAAACATCTAAAAACATCTGGAGCAAGACCCGGATTTCGCCTTATTGGAAAGGCAGATTAGTCAATTATTTTTTGTTTGGTGTGCCTCCTTATCGTCTAATATTTCAGATTTCTGGTAAGATTGAAATGTATGAAACCATGTTTGGTAGTAGAAGACCAGGTAAATATAGCTGGGGTACAACCAGTAAAGCATAGTCTTTATTATTTATCATGATACGATAAAGTCCTTACTTGTTCCATATCTTCTCGTTCTAAGGAGACGATGTAGCCTTACATTAGCAAGTATACTAAAGCAGATATATACTGATTGCTGGTTTGCCTATGCCTTTTTACCTATAAGAGGTAATCAAGTGGTAGTATTAAAAGACAAAGGTGTCCCAAAAGGTGGAAACTATATCGAAGGAATGAAAGGATTTTGGTCAGTTGCTAAACATTGGCTATACCATTACCATAAATATGCATTTTCCTTACTACTTAAAAGGAGTGGGGTGGGGTTCAACCACTGGAATGAGAACCTTGTAATCCTATTAAGGAGGTTAATGAATCAACAGAATGCTATTGTCAAAGAACAAATTTAATGCAAATAAGTTAGGTATTATTTAAAATATAATATTAAAAATAAATCACTAAATAGGATTGATCTCCAGACCTATGGCTTCATGTTCAAATCCTCTGATTGGTGCTCCTATCGTGCCATAGATGCCTACTGCTATCCATTCTCCTAAATCTTTTTTAGTGGTATCCATAGGGCCTCTTAGCACCACAAATTTTACACCTACGGTTCTCAGTAGATTGCCAATGCCAATCTCTCCTCTACAGAAACCTCTTAAGGCATTTAAAGCGGTATGGTAAAGAGCATGTTCTTCTCTATAGCTATTTTTTAGAATGATTTTTGCTCTTTTGGCTGCTGTTTCTATAGCACCAATTACTGCATTGCTATCCATAGTACCGGCTTTACCTAGACAATAGTTATAGCCTACTTGGGTAATCTTTTTGAGAAGTTCTTTTTCTTCTTCTTCAGATGATACTAAAAGTAGGATGGTTAATTTCCCGATTTTAGCCAAGCTGGATATCCTCCTAATTATTTCGAGATGATTTGACTGACAATTTTATTGTAGTTTAAACTGCTTAAAAAGTAAATTAAATAATCGAGTGTATTTCATGCTCAGAATTTTAATCTTTGAGCAAGAATAACGCTAATTATCAGTATGATGCCACCTAAAATTTGTATTAACTTAAACGACTCGTTTAAAAAAACAATTCCCAGAAATCCATTTATGACTGGCATAAGCATGGTCATCAGGTAATAATAGGTCACGCTGGTAATTTTAAGAGCTTGATTCATAAAAAGAATCACTAGCCCCTCAAAAATACCTATAATACATATAATAAATAAACTATTTATAGAAAATATATTTACTTTAAATATTATGCTTAATAAAATAGAATAAAACGCACTACTTGAAATTACACCCCAACTAATGAGTTCGGGAGGAATGTATTGATTGACTATCTTTTGGACCATGGCAAATGAGGCAAAAAATAATGCACCCATGAGAATAAATAAATCACCAGCCCTTGGAATGATAATTTGACCTTCTGTACTTACCAGATAAACTCCTAGAAAAGAACTAACAATCAATAATAACATTTGCCAGTACATGCTTTCACCCATAAAAAAGAAAGATAAAATTGTAGAAAAGATAAGGGTACTCCTGATAATAAAACTATAATTTATAGATGTAGTAAAACGGAGCCCATAAGTACTAGATAGATAAGCAGCAAACAAGAAGAATCCTGCTAAGAAAATCATTTTCCATTCAGAAATTTTAATTTTCTTGATTTGGGTAATATATTTCTTCTGGAATAGGAGAAGATTTATAGTTAACATAATTGCAGCTATGATCATAAATTGTAATAATAATCTTAGAGGATCGATATTACCTAATAGAGCAATCTTCTTAAAAAAAATAGCCATTGAAGATGAAAATACGGCTAAGAAGCAATAGAGTGCTTTTTTGGAAAACATAGCCTATCCAATTCCCGGGATTTCTAGTTTTTTCTCTAAACTATGAAGTATTTTAGTAATCACAGAGACCATAAACAAATATAAGGCGCCCACCACCAGAAAAACTAAGGTATATTCAAAATAACGTGAAGCAATTATTTTCCCTGCCCCAGTTAATTCAACACAGGTAACCATAAAAGCCAAAGAAGAATACTTTACTAAGTAAATTATTTCATTGGAACAACCAGGAATAGATCTTCTTAAAGCCTGGGGAAGAATAATAGATAAAATGGCAGTAAATTTGGTCATCCCTAAAGCTTCTGCTGCCATCATCTGCCCACTTTTTATAGATTGAATAGATCCTCTAATATATTCTGAATGATAGGCACCGCTGCAGAGAATAAAACCAATAATTGCTGCAGCAAATGGGGATAAAAATATATTAACAGAAGGCAAGCCATAATAGAGGATAAATAGTTGCACTAACAAAGGTGTACCTCTAAAAAATAAGGTATATAAGGTACAAAAAAATGAAACTAATCTATTCCCATATACCCGACCCACAGCTAGAAATACACCACATATATAACCAAAGGGAATAGCAAAAACAATTAGCCTTAGGGTAACTCCTGCTCCATCTAACAAAGGAGGTAAAAGTATTTTAGAAATAAAATGCATAATATTCATTTATTATTGGCCGTCTCTCCATAAAGTTCAGCTATTTTACAGATAAACTTTCTAGTACGTTCATGATCCGGATTGGTAAAAATTTTGTGAGGGGTCCCCTGGTCAATAATTAATCCCTCTTCAATAAATATAATTTCATTTGCTACCGAACGAGCAAATCCCATTTCATGGGTAACCACTATCATAGTCATTCCCCCCATAGCTAAATTCTTAATAACTTCTAATACTTCTCCAATAAGTTCTGGATCAAGAGCGGAGGTAGGTTCATCAAAAAGCATAACAATAGGATCCATAGCCAAGGCTCTCGCTATAGATACTCTCTGTTTTTGTCCACCTGAAAGTTGTGCTGGATATAAGTGAGCCTGTTTTTCTAAACCGACACGTCTTAATTCTTCTATTGCTTTTTCTTGGGCTTCTTTTTTATCCATCTTTTTCACTTTAATTAAAGCTATTTCTACATTTTTCAGGGAATTTAAATGGTCAAACAAATTAAAATCCTGAAAGACCATGCCTATTTTCTGACGAAAACGATTAATATCTTTCATATGATGAGTTACTTCTTCATCTTCTAACCAGATACTCCCCTTATCCGGAATGGTTAACTGGTTAATACATCGCAGAAGGGTACTTTTCCCACTACCTGAAGGACCAATGATAACTTTGGTTTCACCTTTTTTGATTTCAAAAGAAATTCCCCTTAATATTTCATTGGTATTATAACATTTACATATATTTTCTACCCGTAAAACAACTTTGGCATTTTTTGATAACTCACTCAAAATACTATCTCTCCTCTCCATAACCAGGAGTTTTGACTCTGTTTTCTAATATATTAAGTAGCTTTACTCCGCCATAAGTTAGAATAATAAAAATAATTCCAGCCAGAAAATAAACTGGCATAGGCTGATAAGTTCGAGTAGCAACAAAGTTTGCTCTAGTTAATATTTCCATTACCCCAATAGCATAGGTAATTGCGGAATCCTTTAATAAAATAGCATATTCATTAGACCAACCAGGTATAGAAATTCGTAAGGCTTGAGGTAATATGATATTAAATATTGCGGTATACTTTTTCATACCTAATGATAAAGCAGCTAACATTTGTCCTTCGCCTATTGACTTAATGCTACCCCTAAAAATTTGAGACTGATAGGCAGCGCTTCTTAAACCTAGAACTAAAATAGCAGAAGTAAAAGCAGACAAATTAAGTTGTATAAGAGTAAATAGTCCAAAATAAAAAAGAAAAAGAAGAACTAAAACTGGCAATCCTCGAAAAAACCAAACATATAGTGAAATTACACCAGATATGAATTTATTACCATATACCTGCCCTACAGCCATGGGAACACCAAGCACAAAACCCAAACCTAATGCACCACAAACTAATCCAATGGTAATTAAAGAACCATTAATTAAGTAGGGATAGGTTTGATAAATTAGCATAATATTTTCTCTCATCATTATTTCACTTTGCCTTATTAACTTCCAAAATTATATGAAAACTATCAACATTTGCTCATATATAAAAATAATTTCAGGGATCAAGTTATTATTATTCAGAAATAACTTGATCCCTATTTCTTTACTATTCAGAAAAATATTTAATTATCAATTCATCCCATACATCTGATTTTTTCAATTTTTCTATCCCTTCATTCAGTATCTCTTTCAATTCCTGATCTTCTTTTCGTACTGCAATACCATAGGCTTCCCCGGTTTTGATTATGCCAACAATTTTTACAGGCTGTTCTTTTCTAATAGCGTCTTCTACCATCACATCATCCATCATTGCCGAATCAATTCTGCCATTGACTAAATCTTGCACGGCCAAAGAAAAACCTTCATATAACTTTAAATTATCCTTTGCTAGTATTCCTGTATTTACTAAATAATCCTCTATCCACATTGCTGCCGTGCATCCTCGCTGTGTACCTACAACATAATCGCCGCATAAGGCAGCAATAATGTTAAGGTCTGAATCTTTTCTAACACACAGTGCCTGATCAATCTCCCAGTATGGAATAGTAAAATCAACTTTCTCTAGTCTCTCAGGCGTGATGGACATTCCAGAATAAATCATATCAATTTTTTTTGCTAGCAAACTTGAAACGATGCCATCCCAGGCAGTTGGCTGATGCTTTACTTCGAATCCCATCTCTTTGGCAATCCAATTTAGGCATTCTACATCAAAACCAGCTGGATTCCCCTTTTCATCTACATAAGCAAAAGGAGGATAATCCGCATCAATACCATTAATATACACTTCATTGGCAAATACATTCATACTACTTATTAGAAAAAATACTAGAAGACTAACTATAGCTGTTATAATAAGTCCCTTATTTCTCATTTCTTCACCTCCTCTCTTTCTATATTTCTTTTCTTATTTTAAATTAATTTTATTATATTTCTCAAAAGGTTAAGAAAAATTTTTTGTTTAAACCACATTCCTTGCCACTTATATTATACAATGTAATTTTGGCTTATTCAAACCTTCAAGTCCTCTCTTCTATACACCAGATGAACTGCTATAATGTTATAAAGTTACAAAATATTTAACTGCAAAATTGATAAAAATATGAATAAGAAAGGCTGGCCAAAATGATTTTCCTCGATAGGCAATCCATCCAAACCATAAACCGGTTATGATACAGGACAACGTTTCCACCTCAGGTTTACCCAGATGAAGTAATACGAATGGCACCATCTGAATGATAATACTTGCCTTACCAAATCTTTCTTTTAGTCCAAATAATATAAAACCCCTCAGTAAATACTCCCAGGCTAATAGAGTTGGCACTGTCAAGCTGAAGAATTCATAGTAGTCGAATCCCTTTCCATAATATTGATAAACCTGGGAAAATTGGGAGGCAATAAGCAAAACAGGTATGCTTATAACTATAGTAATAACTACATAATTTAACCAGATACGATAATTCCCTAAACCAAAACCGTAATATAAGGGATTCTCTTTCAATACAAGGCGAATAACAAAAACCGGTAATACTATAAAATAGACAATATAGCTTAAGGCTAGCGAAGATCTGATAGGTCTATACCACTGTAGGGTAAGGGAAAGAGTTGCTACTCCTAGTATGATAATAACTTGATAATTTTCCGTAATAAAACTCTTAATTTCCTGGTACTCCCGGGATAAAAACTTCATAATAACACCGTCCCTTATGTTTTATTTATCCTGAGGAATGATAATTTTTAGCAATATTTTCTCCTCAGGATATTCAAGGGGAAGGATTCCCCTTGAATATCCTATATTTGATATTAAGCTTAGTATTTATTAATACCTTGAATATTTTAGGGAATATTCTTTTATAATAAGTCCTCTTTCTCCCAAGTTGGGTTATATGGTACCGATATTCTTTTAAAAGCTAACTGAGTATATATTGTATTGTCCTTTACTTTAGAACAGAATACTTGTGGGTATCTGATATTTTTTCTGGTACCGAATAAATATTCGGGATTCTTTCATCTCATTAATTATAAGATAACAATTTTTTTGATATAATATATATTATCAAAGATTAATTTCTTTTCCTATTTTTTTATTACTTCTACTGCACTTTAATTGAAAAATATTCCATTTTGTGTCACAATAGTTTGTAGGTTAATTTCTTATTAAAAAGTAATAATACAGGTAAAAAAGAGGTGGTGTGACAGGGAAGATAAAGATTGTTCCAATATTAATTATAACTCCTACTTAAGCAAGATAGCCATTAGAAATGCCTTTGACAAAAATGCACATTAAACCGTTAAAAAAATAAATTTTTGGGAGGTTTATGTTTATGAGAAAATTTCTATTTACTACCTTAATCATTTCACTTGTACTTCTAATATGCCTTAATGGAAATGTATTAGCTCAGAAAAAAGTTCTGCATATTTACACCGCTTTTGACACAGAAGAAGCCAAATACTACATTGATGCCTTTGAAGAAGAAACTGGCATAGATGTCCAGTGGGTGAGATTGTCTTCTGGTGAGGTCCTAGCCAGAATTGAAGCTGAAGCCAGTAATCCACAAGCCAGCGTCTGGCATGCTGGCTCCAACACCTCGCATATTAATGCCGCTTCTAAAGGACTACTGGAGCCCTACAAACCCAATACTGATTTTGAATTACCTGGATTATTCCATGCTAATGATTGGGCTTGGACCGGATTTTATAGTGGTGCAATTGGATTTGTTACTAATACTAATTTCTTGGAAGAAAACAACATGGAGCCACCAAAGAGCTGGGATGATCTACTTCATCCTAAATTACAGCAGAATGTAGCCTTAGCTTATCCTTATACTTCAGGCACCGCTTATACTACCTTTGCTACCCTGGTTCAGATGTGGGGTATGGAAAAAGCTCTTGATTGGTGGGAAGAATTTGACCGACATAGTATTTTCCAATATACTCAGTCGGGTACAGCTTGCATAGGAATGGTCGGATTAGGTGAAATTGCAGTAGGAATAGCCTTTTCCCATGATATTTTAGCCAAGGGTATTAATACAGGCTATCCTGTAGTTATGACTTTTCCTGAAGATGGAACTGGATATGAAGTAGGCGGACTATCCCTTATCAAAGGAGGCTCTGAACCAGAATTAGGAAAACAGTTTATTGACTGGTGTTTCCAAGTCAAAGCTCAGGATCTATTCCAGAAATACAGTAGGCTTCCGGTTAATCCCAAAGCGACTGTTGCCGAAGGATCCGTTACTCTGGATGAAGTTTTTCTGATTGATTATGACCACATCCTGGCTGGTGAAAGCAAGGATGAATGGGTTGCCGCCTGGAGAGATAGAATTGGTAAATAATCTTTCTAATGCTTGTTATTACTCAGTTGATTAATCATCCCCCTGCTACCAATCCAATATGTTACATAACAGGTGGATTGGTAGCAGGGATTCTTTTGGATTAAACTCCTAAAATAAAAGATGTTTTTCTTTGAATGAAAAATAAGGATACTTATAATTAATAATTAAGAAAGAAAAGAATATAAGATGGATAGTAGTACTAACAATAGACAAATAAAGGAAATAATTGCTCAGCTAAAAATAATCTGGAAGGAACCAATGCTTTTTTTCCTTATCGTAATTATTTTTTATTTTTTGATTACCTTCATAGTATTTCCAATATTTCAGGTTGTTAAAAATAGTATGTATATTGGGGGAAAATGGGATTTCTCAAACTATATTGCTATTTTTTCCAAGAGATATTTCATCCAACCATTTATTAATAGTATAGTTCTGGGTATTTATACTGCCACTATTGGAACAATAGCTGGATTTACTTTTGCCTACGCTCTGACCAGAACTTCTCTCCCTTTTAAAAATTTTTTCCGTCTTACCGCAACTTTTCCTATTATATCTCCCCCTTTTGTAGTGGCGCTTGCTGCTATTTTGCTTTTTGGGAGAGCAGGAAGCCTAACTCCCTGGTTAAAAAGTTTAATTGGTAATTATTCCATCTATGGATTAGCTGGTCTTGTTTTAGTGGAGACTATTGCTTATAGTCCTACTGCCTTTATGGTATTATATGGGGTATTGCAGGCTATTGATCCTTCTTTGGAGGAAGCCTCAATGGATTTAGGAGCTTCCTGGTCAAAGGTATTTTCAACTATAACTCTACCACTGGCAACTCCTGGTATTGCCAGTGCCTGGTTATTAGTCTTCATTCAATCGATGGCTGATTTTGGTAATCCTATGGTTATATCCGGTAATTTCAGGGTTCTTTCGGTTCAAGCCTATCTACAAATTACCGGAATGTATGATCTTCCCCGTGGCTCTACATTAGCTATGTTATTGCTTCTCCCAACTGCTACTGCCTTTTTTCTTCAAAGATACTGGGTTTCTCGAAAATCTTATGTCACAGTTACCGGTAAACCAACCGGTGCTACAGTAAAAAATTTAAATTGGTTCATTAAATTACTAGTCTATGGTGCCTGTATCCTTTATGCAGGAATTGTCTTGTTATTTTACGGTACTATTGTATATGGGTCCTTTCAAACCTTATGGGGTGTAAATCCAACTTTGACCTTAAAGAACTATATAGAAATGTTTGAGGTTGGTAAAAATTACCTCTATGATTCTGTGTTTTTATCATCTGTAGC
This genomic interval from Atribacterota bacterium contains the following:
- a CDS encoding CPBP family intramembrane metalloprotease; amino-acid sequence: MKFLSREYQEIKSFITENYQVIIILGVATLSLTLQWYRPIRSSLALSYIVYFIVLPVFVIRLVLKENPLYYGFGLGNYRIWLNYVVITIVISIPVLLIASQFSQVYQYYGKGFDYYEFFSLTVPTLLAWEYLLRGFILFGLKERFGKASIIIQMVPFVLLHLGKPEVETLSCIITGLWFGWIAYRGKSFWPAFLIHIFINFAVKYFVTL
- a CDS encoding ABC transporter substrate-binding protein, which gives rise to MRKFLFTTLIISLVLLICLNGNVLAQKKVLHIYTAFDTEEAKYYIDAFEEETGIDVQWVRLSSGEVLARIEAEASNPQASVWHAGSNTSHINAASKGLLEPYKPNTDFELPGLFHANDWAWTGFYSGAIGFVTNTNFLEENNMEPPKSWDDLLHPKLQQNVALAYPYTSGTAYTTFATLVQMWGMEKALDWWEEFDRHSIFQYTQSGTACIGMVGLGEIAVGIAFSHDILAKGINTGYPVVMTFPEDGTGYEVGGLSLIKGGSEPELGKQFIDWCFQVKAQDLFQKYSRLPVNPKATVAEGSVTLDEVFLIDYDHILAGESKDEWVAAWRDRIGK
- a CDS encoding iron ABC transporter permease, with the translated sequence MDSSTNNRQIKEIIAQLKIIWKEPMLFFLIVIIFYFLITFIVFPIFQVVKNSMYIGGKWDFSNYIAIFSKRYFIQPFINSIVLGIYTATIGTIAGFTFAYALTRTSLPFKNFFRLTATFPIISPPFVVALAAILLFGRAGSLTPWLKSLIGNYSIYGLAGLVLVETIAYSPTAFMVLYGVLQAIDPSLEEASMDLGASWSKVFSTITLPLATPGIASAWLLVFIQSMADFGNPMVISGNFRVLSVQAYLQITGMYDLPRGSTLAMLLLLPTATAFFLQRYWVSRKSYVTVTGKPTGATVKNLNWFIKLLVYGACILYAGIVLLFYGTIVYGSFQTLWGVNPTLTLKNYIEMFEVGKNYLYDSVFLSSVATPITGIVGMFISYLIIRKKFIGRSLMEFISMLTFAVPGTVVGIGYILAFNQKSALMPVILTGTAWIIIILLIFRDMPVGIRSGIAALQQIDPAIEEASTDLGADSNTTFRKITLPMIAPAFFSGLAFGFVKAMTAISAIIFVVSGRWNLVTIAILGFVDNTQYARAAAMSIILIIIILIALGVIQFLVNRVGKGVRLTTIIE
- a CDS encoding basic amino acid ABC transporter substrate-binding protein, with amino-acid sequence MRNKGLIITAIVSLLVFFLISSMNVFANEVYINGIDADYPPFAYVDEKGNPAGFDVECLNWIAKEMGFEVKHQPTAWDGIVSSLLAKKIDMIYSGMSITPERLEKVDFTIPYWEIDQALCVRKDSDLNIIAALCGDYVVGTQRGCTAAMWIEDYLVNTGILAKDNLKLYEGFSLAVQDLVNGRIDSAMMDDVMVEDAIRKEQPVKIVGIIKTGEAYGIAVRKEDQELKEILNEGIEKLKKSDVWDELIIKYFSE